A single genomic interval of Mustela nigripes isolate SB6536 chromosome 7, MUSNIG.SB6536, whole genome shotgun sequence harbors:
- the RTEL1 gene encoding regulator of telomere elongation helicase 1 isoform X4, which produces MPKVALRGVTVDFPFQPYPCQEEYMSRVLECLQKKVNGILESPTGTGKTLCLLCSVLAWREHLRDAVSARRIAERAPGELFLDHTLSSWGAAASDGDTPACYADLPKIVYASRTHSQLTQAIGELRHTSYRPRVCVLGSREQLCIHPEVKKQESSHMQIHLCRKKVASRSCHFYNNVEEKSLERELATTILDIEDLVRSGNKHSLCPYYLSRNLKQQADIIFMPYNYLLDAKSRRAHGIDLKGTVVIFDEAHNVEKMCEETASFDLTPHDLASGLDVLDQLLEEQTKAAQQGELHVEFSTAADPGLHLELQDIAKLKTILLRLEGAIDAVELPGNHSGVTKPGSYIFELFAEAQITLQTKGCILDSLDQIIQHLAGRAGPWTSTAGLQKLSDIIQTVFTTDPAEGVPGSMVGPGVSQSYKVHIHPDVGHQRKAQRSDAWNSTAARKQGKVLSYWCFSPGHSMQELVRQGVRSVILTSGTLAPVSSLALEMQIPFPVCLENPHVISKQQIWVGIVPKGPDGAQLSSAFDKRFSDVCLSSLGKALGNIARVVPHGLLVFFPSYPVMEKSLEFWRAHDFARKLEALKPVFVEPRSKGGFSEVVGAYYKQVAAPGSSGASFLAVCRGKASEGLDFADMNGRGVIVTGLPYPPRMDPRVVLKMQFLDELKSLGGPGGQLLSGHEWYRQQASRAVNQAIGRVIRHRHDYGAIFLCDHRFTQPDARAQLPSWVRPHVKVYDSFGHIIRDVAQFFRAAQKTMPVPAPLLAAPSLDEGQGAVSVAMSPGPLSTRKAKSPDVHVPSLRRRPPGSPAAGDAETSLCVEYERAQGLTQPRPVGLLAALERSEQRAGGPADEASPGEEEARDLSAGCVPRTKRPAQEQRAGRRKIRVVGGRQEGPAAGAQTGRAKLFMVAMKQALSPAGFHTFTGALRDYKSSDDLEALLACLSPLLADDPEKHSLLQGFYQFVRPHHKQRFEELCLQRTGRGCSSLPELSLPQRRGAPAAQTPSGGKECDSRLTLARGAAGQLDPGQHLNQGRPHLVPRPAPAGDPSSCPEEGPRAPRAEKQGQPAVSAYLADVRKALGSAGCSQLLAALTTYKQDSDFEKVVAVVASLTTSRPEDLPLLQRFGMFLRPHHKHRFRQTCADLMGPAAPSTGAGVPGPQEGSPSVPPSLALSASKPGAPQCEKRGTAQSKISAFFTPSQPPSTPHRPAPSKCGF; this is translated from the exons ATGCCCAAGGTAGCCCTGAGGGGTGTGACCGTGGACTTCCCTTTCCAGCCGTACCCGTGCCAGGAGGAGTACATGAGCAGGGTCCTGGAGTGTCTGCAGAAG AAAGTCAACGGCATCCTGGAGAGCCCCACCGGCACGGGGAAGACGCTGTGCCTGCTCTGCAGCGTGCTGGCCTGGCGGGAGCACCTCCGCGACGCCGTTTCGGCCCGCAGGATTGCTGAGAGGGCACCCGGCGAGCTCTTCCTTGATCACACCTTGTCGTCCTGGGGGGCTGCCGCTTCAGACGGGGACACCCCAG CTTGCTACGCGGACCTCCCGAAGATCGTTTACGCTTCCAGGACCCACTCGCAGCTCACTCAGGCCATCGGCGAGCTTCGGCACACGTCCTACCG GCCTAGGGTATGCGTGCTGGGCTCCCGGGAGCAGCTGTGCATCCACCCTGAGGTGAAGAAGCAGGAGAGCAGCCACATGCAG ATTCACTTGTGCCGAAAGAAGGTAGCAAGTCGTTCCTGTCATTTCTACAACAACGTAGAAG AGAAGAGCCTGGAGCGGGAGCTAGCTACCACCATCCTGGACATTGAGGACCTGGTCAGAAGTGGGAATAAGCATAG CCTGTGCCCGTACTACCTGTCTCGGAACCTGAAGCAGCAAGCCGACATCATCTTCATGCCATACAACTACTTGTTGGACGCCAAG AGTCGCCGAGCCCACGGCATTGACCTGAAGGGGACGGTTGTGATTTTTGATGAAGCTCACAATGTG GAGAAGATGTGCGAGGAGACGGCGTCCTTTGACCTGACCCCGCATGATTTGGCTTCCGGACTGGATGTCCTAGACCAGCTTCTGGAGGAGCAGACCAAGGCAGCCCAGCAGGGCGAGCTCCACGTGGAGTTCAGCACGGCTGCCGACCCAG GGCTGCACCTGGAGCTGCAAGACATCGCAAAGCTCAAGA CGATCTTGCTTCGCCTGGAGGGGGCCATCGACGCTGTTGAGCTGCCTGGGAACCACAGCGGCGTCACCAAGCCAGGGAG CTACATCTTCGAGCTGTTTGCCGAGGCCCAGATAACGCTTCAGACGAAAGGCTGCATCCTCGACTCCCTGGACCAGATCATCCAGCACCTGGCAGGAC GTGCGGGGCCGTGGACCAGCACAGCGGGCCTGCAGAAGCTCTCGGACATCATCCAG ACTGTGTTCACTACAGACCCCGCTGAGGGCGTGCCCGGTTCCATGGTGGGGCCTGGGGTCTCTCAGTCCTACAAG GTACATATCCACCCTGATGTCGGGCACCAGAGGAAGGCTCAGCGGTCAGACGCCTGGAACAGCACAGCAGCCAGAAAGCAAG GGAAGGTTCTGAGCTACTGGTGCTTCAGCCCCGGCCACAGCATGCAAGAGCTGGTCCGCCAGGGCGTCCGCTCCGTCATCCTCACCAGCGGCACGCTGGCCCCCGTGTCCTCCTTGGCTCTGGAGATGCAGAT CCCTTTCCCCGTGTGCCTGGAGAACCCCCACGTCATCAGCAAACAGCAGATCTGGGTGGGGATTGTCCCCAAAGGCCCCGACGGAGCCCAGCTGAGTTCTGCCTTTGACAAACG GTTTTCAGATGTGTGCTTGTCCTCCCTGGGTAAGGCGCTAG GCAACATCGCCCGCGTCGTGCCGCACGGGCTCCtggtcttctttccttcctaccccGTCATGGAGAAGAGCCTGGAGTTCTGGCGG GCCCACGACTTTGCCAGGAAGCTGGAGGCCCTGAAGCCTGTGTTTGTGGAGCCGAGGAGCAAAGGCGGCTTCTCCGAG GTGGTGGGCGCCTACTACAAACAAGTCGCTGCTCCTGGGTCCAGCGGGGCCTCTTTCCTGGCCGTGTGCCGGGGGAAG GCCAGCGAGGGCCTGGACTTCGCGGACATGAACGGCCGAGGTGTGATCGTCACGGGCCTGCCGTACCCTCCACGCATGGACCCGCGAGTTGTTCTCAAGATGCAGTTCCTCGACGAGCTGAAGAGCCTTGGTGGGCCTGGAGGCCAG CTCCTCTCGGGGCACGAGTGGTACCGACAGCAGGCGTCCAGGGCTGTGAATCAGGCCATCGGGCGGGTGATCCGGCATCGCCATGACTACGGGGCCATCTTCCTCTGTGACCACAG GTTCACCCAGCCGGACGCCAGAGCCCAGCTGCCTTCCTGGGTGCGTCCCCACGTCAAGGTGTATGACAGTTTTGGCCACATCATTCGGGACGTGGCCCAGTTCTTCCGTGCTGCTCAGAAAACG ATGCCTGTGCCGGCTCCACTGCTTGCTGCCCCAAGTCTGGATGAGGGACAAGGTGCTGTCTCAGTGGCCATGTCGCCTGGCCCCCTCTCCACCAGGAAAGCCAAGAGTCCGGACGTGCATGTCCCCAGCCTGAGGCGGAGACCCCCAG GATCGCCAGCCGCGGGGGACGCCGAGACCAGCCTATGTGTGGAGTACGAGCGGGCGCAGGGCCTCACGCAGCCAAGGCCTGTGGGACTGCTGGCCGCCCTAGAGCGCAGCGAGCAGCGGGCCGGGGGACCCGCGGACGAGGCCtcccctggggaggaggag GCACGAGACCTCTCCGCTGGGTGCGTCCCCCGCACGAAGAGGCCTGCGCAGGaacagagagcaggaaggaggaagatcaGGGTGGTCGGTGGCCGCCAG GAGGGCCCGGCCGCCGGTGCGCAGACGGGCAGAGCCAAGCTGTTCATGGTGGCCATGAAGCAGGCACTGAGCCCGGCCGGCTTCCACACCTTCACCGGGGCCCTGCGGGACTACAAGAGCTCTGATGACCTGGAGGCCTTGCTGGCCTGCCTCAGCCCGCTCCTTGCTGACGACCCCGAGAAGCACAGCCTGCTCCAAG GCTTCTACCAGTTCGTGCGGCCGCACCACAAGCAGCGATTTGAGGAGCTGTGCCTCCAGCGGACGGGCCGCGGCTGTAGCTCGCTGCCTGAGCTCAGCCTTCCTCAGAGGCGGGGGGCCCCGGCGGCGCAGACCCCCAGCG GAGGGAAGGAGTGTGACTCCAGGCTGACCCTGGCTCGGGGTGCAGCGGGGCAGCTGGACCCCGGACAGCACCTGAACCAAGGCAGGCCCCACCTGGTCCCCAGGCCAGCTCCCGCAG GAGACCCCAGCAGCTGTCCAGAGGAGGGGCCTAGAGCCCCCAGGGCAGAGAAGCAAGGCCAGCCTGCTGTGAGCGCCTACTTGGCAGATGTCCGGAAGGCCCTGGGGTCCGCAGGCTGCAGCCAGCTCCTGGCGGCACTGACCACGTACAAACAGGACAGTGACTTTGAGAAGGTGGTGGCTGTGGTGGCCTCACTCACAACGTCCAGGCCTGAGGACTTGCCCCTGTTGCAGA GGTTCGGCATGTTCCTCAGACCCCACCACAAGCACCGCTTCCGGCAGACGTGCGCAGACCTGATGGGCCCGGCTGCCCCGAGCACAGGTGCTGGGGTGCCAGGCCCCCAGGAGGGGAGCCCCAGTGTGCCTCCCAGCCTCGCCCTCAGTGCTTCCAAGCCAG gcgcccctcagtgcgAGAAGCGTGGGACGGCCCAGAGCAAGATTTCCGCCTTCTTCACGCCCAGCCagccccccagcaccccccacaGGCCCGCCCCATCCAAGTGCG GCTTCTAG
- the RTEL1 gene encoding regulator of telomere elongation helicase 1 isoform X1, whose product MPKVALRGVTVDFPFQPYPCQEEYMSRVLECLQKKVNGILESPTGTGKTLCLLCSVLAWREHLRDAVSARRIAERAPGELFLDHTLSSWGAAASDGDTPACYADLPKIVYASRTHSQLTQAIGELRHTSYRPRVCVLGSREQLCIHPEVKKQESSHMQIHLCRKKVASRSCHFYNNVEEKSLERELATTILDIEDLVRSGNKHSLCPYYLSRNLKQQADIIFMPYNYLLDAKSRRAHGIDLKGTVVIFDEAHNVEKMCEETASFDLTPHDLASGLDVLDQLLEEQTKAAQQGELHVEFSTAADPGLHLELQDIAKLKTILLRLEGAIDAVELPGNHSGVTKPGSYIFELFAEAQITLQTKGCILDSLDQIIQHLAGRAGPWTSTAGLQKLSDIIQTVFTTDPAEGVPGSMVGPGVSQSYKVHIHPDVGHQRKAQRSDAWNSTAARKQGKVLSYWCFSPGHSMQELVRQGVRSVILTSGTLAPVSSLALEMQIPFPVCLENPHVISKQQIWVGIVPKGPDGAQLSSAFDKRFSDVCLSSLGKALGNIARVVPHGLLVFFPSYPVMEKSLEFWRAHDFARKLEALKPVFVEPRSKGGFSEVVGAYYKQVAAPGSSGASFLAVCRGKASEGLDFADMNGRGVIVTGLPYPPRMDPRVVLKMQFLDELKSLGGPGGQLLSGHEWYRQQASRAVNQAIGRVIRHRHDYGAIFLCDHRFTQPDARAQLPSWVRPHVKVYDSFGHIIRDVAQFFRAAQKTMPVPAPLLAAPSLDEGQGAVSVAMSPGPLSTRKAKSPDVHVPSLRRRPPGSPAAGDAETSLCVEYERAQGLTQPRPVGLLAALERSEQRAGGPADEASPGEEEARDLSAGCVPRTKRPAQEQRAGRRKIRVVGGRQEGPAAGAQTGRAKLFMVAMKQALSPAGFHTFTGALRDYKSSDDLEALLACLSPLLADDPEKHSLLQGFYQFVRPHHKQRFEELCLQRTGRGCSSLPELSLPQRRGAPAAQTPSGGKECDSRLTLARGAAGQLDPGQHLNQGRPHLVPRPAPAGDPSSCPEEGPRAPRAEKQGQPAVSAYLADVRKALGSAGCSQLLAALTTYKQDSDFEKVVAVVASLTTSRPEDLPLLQRFGMFLRPHHKHRFRQTCADLMGPAAPSTGAGVPGPQEGSPSVPPSLALSASKPGAPQCEKRGTAQSKISAFFTPSQPPSTPHRPAPSKCGLACPGCGALDTVPFQCPSCNFHRCRACWRQLLQASRTCPACHAPARKQSITQVFWPEPQ is encoded by the exons ATGCCCAAGGTAGCCCTGAGGGGTGTGACCGTGGACTTCCCTTTCCAGCCGTACCCGTGCCAGGAGGAGTACATGAGCAGGGTCCTGGAGTGTCTGCAGAAG AAAGTCAACGGCATCCTGGAGAGCCCCACCGGCACGGGGAAGACGCTGTGCCTGCTCTGCAGCGTGCTGGCCTGGCGGGAGCACCTCCGCGACGCCGTTTCGGCCCGCAGGATTGCTGAGAGGGCACCCGGCGAGCTCTTCCTTGATCACACCTTGTCGTCCTGGGGGGCTGCCGCTTCAGACGGGGACACCCCAG CTTGCTACGCGGACCTCCCGAAGATCGTTTACGCTTCCAGGACCCACTCGCAGCTCACTCAGGCCATCGGCGAGCTTCGGCACACGTCCTACCG GCCTAGGGTATGCGTGCTGGGCTCCCGGGAGCAGCTGTGCATCCACCCTGAGGTGAAGAAGCAGGAGAGCAGCCACATGCAG ATTCACTTGTGCCGAAAGAAGGTAGCAAGTCGTTCCTGTCATTTCTACAACAACGTAGAAG AGAAGAGCCTGGAGCGGGAGCTAGCTACCACCATCCTGGACATTGAGGACCTGGTCAGAAGTGGGAATAAGCATAG CCTGTGCCCGTACTACCTGTCTCGGAACCTGAAGCAGCAAGCCGACATCATCTTCATGCCATACAACTACTTGTTGGACGCCAAG AGTCGCCGAGCCCACGGCATTGACCTGAAGGGGACGGTTGTGATTTTTGATGAAGCTCACAATGTG GAGAAGATGTGCGAGGAGACGGCGTCCTTTGACCTGACCCCGCATGATTTGGCTTCCGGACTGGATGTCCTAGACCAGCTTCTGGAGGAGCAGACCAAGGCAGCCCAGCAGGGCGAGCTCCACGTGGAGTTCAGCACGGCTGCCGACCCAG GGCTGCACCTGGAGCTGCAAGACATCGCAAAGCTCAAGA CGATCTTGCTTCGCCTGGAGGGGGCCATCGACGCTGTTGAGCTGCCTGGGAACCACAGCGGCGTCACCAAGCCAGGGAG CTACATCTTCGAGCTGTTTGCCGAGGCCCAGATAACGCTTCAGACGAAAGGCTGCATCCTCGACTCCCTGGACCAGATCATCCAGCACCTGGCAGGAC GTGCGGGGCCGTGGACCAGCACAGCGGGCCTGCAGAAGCTCTCGGACATCATCCAG ACTGTGTTCACTACAGACCCCGCTGAGGGCGTGCCCGGTTCCATGGTGGGGCCTGGGGTCTCTCAGTCCTACAAG GTACATATCCACCCTGATGTCGGGCACCAGAGGAAGGCTCAGCGGTCAGACGCCTGGAACAGCACAGCAGCCAGAAAGCAAG GGAAGGTTCTGAGCTACTGGTGCTTCAGCCCCGGCCACAGCATGCAAGAGCTGGTCCGCCAGGGCGTCCGCTCCGTCATCCTCACCAGCGGCACGCTGGCCCCCGTGTCCTCCTTGGCTCTGGAGATGCAGAT CCCTTTCCCCGTGTGCCTGGAGAACCCCCACGTCATCAGCAAACAGCAGATCTGGGTGGGGATTGTCCCCAAAGGCCCCGACGGAGCCCAGCTGAGTTCTGCCTTTGACAAACG GTTTTCAGATGTGTGCTTGTCCTCCCTGGGTAAGGCGCTAG GCAACATCGCCCGCGTCGTGCCGCACGGGCTCCtggtcttctttccttcctaccccGTCATGGAGAAGAGCCTGGAGTTCTGGCGG GCCCACGACTTTGCCAGGAAGCTGGAGGCCCTGAAGCCTGTGTTTGTGGAGCCGAGGAGCAAAGGCGGCTTCTCCGAG GTGGTGGGCGCCTACTACAAACAAGTCGCTGCTCCTGGGTCCAGCGGGGCCTCTTTCCTGGCCGTGTGCCGGGGGAAG GCCAGCGAGGGCCTGGACTTCGCGGACATGAACGGCCGAGGTGTGATCGTCACGGGCCTGCCGTACCCTCCACGCATGGACCCGCGAGTTGTTCTCAAGATGCAGTTCCTCGACGAGCTGAAGAGCCTTGGTGGGCCTGGAGGCCAG CTCCTCTCGGGGCACGAGTGGTACCGACAGCAGGCGTCCAGGGCTGTGAATCAGGCCATCGGGCGGGTGATCCGGCATCGCCATGACTACGGGGCCATCTTCCTCTGTGACCACAG GTTCACCCAGCCGGACGCCAGAGCCCAGCTGCCTTCCTGGGTGCGTCCCCACGTCAAGGTGTATGACAGTTTTGGCCACATCATTCGGGACGTGGCCCAGTTCTTCCGTGCTGCTCAGAAAACG ATGCCTGTGCCGGCTCCACTGCTTGCTGCCCCAAGTCTGGATGAGGGACAAGGTGCTGTCTCAGTGGCCATGTCGCCTGGCCCCCTCTCCACCAGGAAAGCCAAGAGTCCGGACGTGCATGTCCCCAGCCTGAGGCGGAGACCCCCAG GATCGCCAGCCGCGGGGGACGCCGAGACCAGCCTATGTGTGGAGTACGAGCGGGCGCAGGGCCTCACGCAGCCAAGGCCTGTGGGACTGCTGGCCGCCCTAGAGCGCAGCGAGCAGCGGGCCGGGGGACCCGCGGACGAGGCCtcccctggggaggaggag GCACGAGACCTCTCCGCTGGGTGCGTCCCCCGCACGAAGAGGCCTGCGCAGGaacagagagcaggaaggaggaagatcaGGGTGGTCGGTGGCCGCCAG GAGGGCCCGGCCGCCGGTGCGCAGACGGGCAGAGCCAAGCTGTTCATGGTGGCCATGAAGCAGGCACTGAGCCCGGCCGGCTTCCACACCTTCACCGGGGCCCTGCGGGACTACAAGAGCTCTGATGACCTGGAGGCCTTGCTGGCCTGCCTCAGCCCGCTCCTTGCTGACGACCCCGAGAAGCACAGCCTGCTCCAAG GCTTCTACCAGTTCGTGCGGCCGCACCACAAGCAGCGATTTGAGGAGCTGTGCCTCCAGCGGACGGGCCGCGGCTGTAGCTCGCTGCCTGAGCTCAGCCTTCCTCAGAGGCGGGGGGCCCCGGCGGCGCAGACCCCCAGCG GAGGGAAGGAGTGTGACTCCAGGCTGACCCTGGCTCGGGGTGCAGCGGGGCAGCTGGACCCCGGACAGCACCTGAACCAAGGCAGGCCCCACCTGGTCCCCAGGCCAGCTCCCGCAG GAGACCCCAGCAGCTGTCCAGAGGAGGGGCCTAGAGCCCCCAGGGCAGAGAAGCAAGGCCAGCCTGCTGTGAGCGCCTACTTGGCAGATGTCCGGAAGGCCCTGGGGTCCGCAGGCTGCAGCCAGCTCCTGGCGGCACTGACCACGTACAAACAGGACAGTGACTTTGAGAAGGTGGTGGCTGTGGTGGCCTCACTCACAACGTCCAGGCCTGAGGACTTGCCCCTGTTGCAGA GGTTCGGCATGTTCCTCAGACCCCACCACAAGCACCGCTTCCGGCAGACGTGCGCAGACCTGATGGGCCCGGCTGCCCCGAGCACAGGTGCTGGGGTGCCAGGCCCCCAGGAGGGGAGCCCCAGTGTGCCTCCCAGCCTCGCCCTCAGTGCTTCCAAGCCAG gcgcccctcagtgcgAGAAGCGTGGGACGGCCCAGAGCAAGATTTCCGCCTTCTTCACGCCCAGCCagccccccagcaccccccacaGGCCCGCCCCATCCAAGTGCG GCCTGGCCTGCCCTGGCTGCGGGGCGTTGGACACGGTCCCCTTCCAGTGCCCCTCCTGCAACTTCCACCGCTGCCGGGCCTGCTGGCGTCAGCTCCTCCAG GCTTCTAGAACATGCCCGGCCTGTCACGCCCCCGCCCGGAAGCAGAGCATCACGCAGGTCTTCTGGCCAGAGCCCCAGTGA